TAACCTCTCGGACCTGCGCGGGGTGCCTTACGTCCTCGACGCCCTCGAGCCGCTGCTCAACCGCCCCGGCGCGTTCGTCTTCGGCACCAACGACTACTGGGCGCCGCGGCCGGTCAACCCGCTGAAGTATCTCGTTAACGCCAAGCGCGAGCCCTCATACGTGGACCTGCCCTGGGAGGGCATGCGCGCTGCATTCGTGGAACGCGGCTGGCGCGACGCCACGCACCAGCGCCTGGAGTTCAAGGCCTCCGGGGTCAAGCTCGCGCTCGCCGGCGTCGACGACCCGCACCACGACCTCGACCGCTACGAAGAGATCGCCGGAGCCCCGAACGCGGACGCCGATCTGGCCATCGGCTTGCTGCACGCCCCCTACCGGCGCGTGCTCTCCGCGTTCGAGGCCGACGGCTACGACCTAGCGTTGGCGGGCCACACCCACGGCGGCCAGATCTGCCTGCCCGGCGAGCGCGTGATCGTGGCCAACTCCGACATTGACAGGGAGCGTGCCTCCGGGCTGCACCGCTACGGGTCGATGTGGATGGAGGTCACAGGCGGGCTCGGCACCTCGAAGTACGCCCCGGTGCGCATCTTCTGCCGCCCTTCCGCCGCGCTGATCCGCATTACCGAGCGGCGCGCCTAAAACGTCCGAGCTGGCGTTTTGGCTCTAAGTTGGCACTCGAGTAAAGTATCCCGAGTACTTGACGTACACCGGGATATGGCGCAGCTTGGTAGCGCGCTTCGTTCGGGACGAAGAGGTCGCAGGTTCAAATCCTGTTATCCCGACCAACCGCATCCGCACTGAAAAAGGCACCTTTTGCCATCAGTGCGGATCTTTTTTTCGTTGAGCCGGCTTGCTGCGCGGCAAGGACCATCATGTCGACCGCGACGGCGATGCCGAGGATCGCGGCGCGTGGCCGTTCGCCGGTGTGGCGCTTAATGCTCGGGGTGTACCTGTGCGGGCGTCCGAATTCTTGAAACATCCCGTCCCACTGCCGCTGCAAGGTGGCGGCGGGTTGGGTACCACGCGTCAATCGCGCAGTGAGCGGCGAATTGGAGAATTCAATGCTGCACGGCGCACCGGAAATCGTCGCGTCCATTTTGGGGCGGAAGAACCCGTGCCTCGCGGTCGCGATCTCGGTGCCGCCGCAGCCGGTGACGCTGTAGTTGCTGCCGCTGCGCACCAGGGTGAGCGAGTCGCCGCCGTCATCGGTGATCGCGTATTCAGCAGGGGTGAACCGGCAGTTGATTAACTCATAATCTCGCCGATACGCTGGCCGCGGTCGTCGTCAATGCTGTAAGCCGGGCCGAACCCTGAGAACGTACAGGCCATCACGATCGTCTCGTGGGCGGTCGGGCTCCGCTGCGATTCCGCCTACCCAGGCTCAACCTCGGGTTGCTCCTGGAAGCGGGGGTGGTTATCCCAGTATGACGTCGGTCTTTGCTGATCCATGCGCGAGGCTCCTCTCGCCGCCCACTGTATCGCTGTGCGCGGCTTGCGTCGCGACGTCTCGCGCCACCATCCGCCTTCCCGCCGCGATGACGAGGAACATGGTTACGTACATGACAATCGAGTACACCGCAGAGACGACGCCAACCTCCGGTTTCTGCATCACCGCAAACGCCAGCACCATGGCGAGTGTCGTGTTGCGGATGCTGTATTCGATGGCGATCGCGAGTTGGTCTGTGACGTCTAGTCTGCCGAGCCAGCCGACGAGCCCACCGATGAGGATCAGGCAGAGGTTGAACACGGCGGCGACGGGTGCGACCGCGATGAGCAGCTCCACGATCTGGCCGCGTACATCGATGACGATAAACACGATGAGCAGTACCAGGACGATCATTCCCACTAGGCCGACGAACCGCTCCATCTTCTCCGCCAGCTGCGGCCTCTTCGCGCGCAGGACCATACCGATCGCGACCGGGGCGAGCACCACCCCGATGAGCAGTGCAAAGGTCTCGCCCAGCGGCATGCGCACATCCAGGCTCTCGACACCGGGGATGATGCGGGTGGCAAAGTCCATCCACAGTGGCAGGGTGATGATCGCGGCAAGCGAGGCGGCGACGGTGAGGATGATCGACAGTGCCACGGAGCCGCGCGCCAGGTAGGTCGCGAGGTTGGACGTTGCTCCGCCGGGCGCGGCAGCGACGAGCACGACCCCGAGCGCCATCAGCGGGGTGAGGCCGAACGCCCACGCGATACCCAGCGCCAACAGCGGCGGCAGTGTGAGCTGGCCGATGAGCCCAACTATCGACGCCCGCGGGCGTCGTGCGTGGGCGACGAAATCGGCGCTGGTGAGGCTCAGCCCGATGCCGATCATGATGACGAAAAGGGCGATCGGCAGTCCGATTTCGATAAATGGGCTCTGGTCCACACCACTGTCTCCTTAGATACACGAAATTGTTATGTAACGTATATCACGTTCAAGGGGAGCGTGGCTGGAATTTACGCCCTGGTTCGGTTCAGGCCGATCAGGCCCAGCGCCGCTAGTACCGTACTCAGGCCGATGCCGACCCACAGGGCGGTGGTGGACCCCCCGTTGCCGGCCGCTGAAAGCGCGGCCGTGAGCCAGTGCATTGGCATCGCGCTGGACACCGCGGCCGCGATGGAGGACACTGCCCCAGCCGCGGCAGACTTCCACACCCAGCCAACAATGCCGATCTGGGCCACGGCGAGGACGGCAGCGCTGCCCAGTCCCGCCCTAGCCCCGAAGGCCGACATCAGCATCCAGCTCAAACCGGCCACAGCAAGCGTGGACACGGCAAGCGAAAGCGCCACGGTAGCAACCGCGAGCGGGGACAGGGACACGCCCACGACCACAACCAAAACGAGACCGATGAGCGTGAGAAAACCGGTGCCCGCGGCGATGGCCCACCACTTCCGCCCCGGCAGGAAAGCTACCGCGACGGCGAGCGCCAGCCCACCGATGGTGACCAGCGCGGCGATCAGCATCGCCGCCAACGGCGCCAGCGCCGAGGTCGGCGCACCCTGCTCCGCCTGGCCTGCCGACGCCGCAGCGGGTGCCGGGGCTGGAATCGCCCGGCGCACGCTGTCGATGGAGTCCGACGTCTTTGCCGCCATCTCGTCGAGCTTTTCGGAGCCGTCGCGAAGCTGCTTGATGCCCTCTTGAGCCGGGGCGGCGCCGTTGTTGAGTTCGCTTAACCCGCTCGCCAACTCCGCGACGCCGTTGGTCGCCGAGTATACACCGTCGTGGTATGCGTAACCAGGCACTGAGAGCTGGTTGGCCACTTCGCGCGAGCCGTTTTTCAGCTCGGTGAGCTGCGACACCGCGTCCGCCGGCAGCTGCGCGGTCTGCGCCTGTTCGCGCAACCCTTCAAGCGCCTCTCGGGCCTGGACGACGTCGGGGTCCCTGGAGTCTTTCATCCGCTCCAGCGTTGAGTCGATCGTGGACAGCACCTGGCCGCGGACCGCCTCGAACCCGACAACCTGGTCGACCACGCCACCGACGCTATCGGCCACCCGCGTCGCACCTGCGGCAAGCTGACCCGTGCCCGCCTGCAGTTCCACCATCCCGTTGGAGAGCTCCGTGGCGCCCGTGCTTGCGGCGGCGATGCCGTCGATAAGCGCAGTCGAGCCCTCGTCGAGCGTGACGACGCCGTCTTTGAGCTGGCCGGTGCCGCTGGTCAACAAGCTAGCATTCGCGGCAGCCTCACCGGCGGCGCGGCGGGCGTCGATAAGCCCATCGGGGCCAGGGGTAACCTGTGGCGCGCCCGTCGCCTCATCGCCCGACGACCACGTGCTTACCGGAGACATCGGCAAAAAAGCCCCCGCAATCAGGACAATCAGGGCCACGAAAAGACGCCATTTCATGCAAGGCAATATAACGCCGCGAACAGCGAAAACGAATCAGGCGCACCGTTGGGGGCCGTTAAGACTCCTCCGCCGGGACACCTCGGCCGTTCATGCGCGCTTCGAACTGCTCCGGGGTGAGCACTCCAAGTTCATCGGCCACGGGATTCGTCATCTGGGTTCCCCGCAGCGCCGCGGACCTCGCAATGAACATCGACCCCAGCGCGGAGGTTCCCAACAGCAACAAAATCGCAACCAGGGCGACGAAAAAACTCGCCAGCGAAGGATTCTTGAACCACACGCCGAGAACGACGAAGGAGATCCCGAACCCAGCCGCCGTGCCCACAGCGGAGACGCGCGCATAGAAGTCGTGGAACGTGATCAAGCCAATGGCGCAAATCGCGAAGTTGAGTGCCCCGAAGATGACCAACACATCACCAATGACGTCCATGATGTCCATCAGCGATCACCCCGTAGCAGCACGCGAGCGTACGACACCGTGGACAAGAACGCCACGAGCGCCGCAACCAGCACGATATCTAGGGTGTAGCCGGAGTTGTTGCGGAAACCGATCAAGGCAACCATGCCGATGAGCAAGAACACCATCAAGTCCGCTGCCGTCGCCCGATCCGCCCGCGACGGGCCGACGAGCATCCGGTACCCGGCCGGCATGGCGCACAACCCGAAAATCACGATCGCGATGTCAACCGCTATCACAACGTGGCCTCCTTGTTCAGCTTGGGCCGAAGCATCAGGCCCTTGAGCATGCGCTCCTCCATTTCGCGAAGGTCCGCGCGTAGTTCATCCATGTCGGTGTAGTACAACGCATGAACGTACATCACGCGCACTCCCTTGCTCGTATTGTCACCGGCTCCCACCACAAGCGTGCCGGGTGTGATCGTGATCAGCGACGCCAGCAGGGTGTAGAACCCCTCCGTGAAGCTTAAGCACTCAAGCCGCACGATCGAGGGCGTCGCGTCGTTGCCGACAGTGACCACGTCCTTAATCACCGCAACATTCGCCACGGCGAACTCTTTTGCGTACCAGGCCCAGAACCCGAGGATCCTAAACGGCCACGTTAGAAAATCTTTCATCCGTTCATCACCGCATTCACGTAACCGGAAGTGTCCAACAGATTCTGCGCCGCTACTTCAGACCATCCCATGAGGACTTGCGCACCCAGTCCGATCGCCAGCGTCAGCGCCGCGAGAATAACGGCTGGGGCACCCAGCCAGAATCCGACACGAGCTCGGCCGTCGTCAGCTGACGCGACCTCAGCCTTTTCTGCCCTCCCCCAGAACATGCCGTCCCAGATCTTGAGCATCGACAACAGCGTGATCAGCGACACCACAACCATGACTACCAGGGCGTAGAACTCGCCCTTTTCGTACGCCGCGAGCATGAGCGAGAACTTCGCCACGAA
Above is a window of Corynebacterium sanguinis DNA encoding:
- a CDS encoding Na+/H+ antiporter subunit E; translated protein: MKDFLTWPFRILGFWAWYAKEFAVANVAVIKDVVTVGNDATPSIVRLECLSFTEGFYTLLASLITITPGTLVVGAGDNTSKGVRVMYVHALYYTDMDELRADLREMEERMLKGLMLRPKLNKEATL
- a CDS encoding cation:proton antiporter: MDIMDVIGDVLVIFGALNFAICAIGLITFHDFYARVSAVGTAAGFGISFVVLGVWFKNPSLASFFVALVAILLLLGTSALGSMFIARSAALRGTQMTNPVADELGVLTPEQFEARMNGRGVPAEES
- a CDS encoding metallophosphoesterase gives rise to the protein MKLRHILAATLATGTAAGLTTLAFGISELTNFQLKTYELPLLPPGTLRGADAFKVLHISDLHMIPGQDTKIAWVRALDALQPDLVINTGDNLSDLRGVPYVLDALEPLLNRPGAFVFGTNDYWAPRPVNPLKYLVNAKREPSYVDLPWEGMRAAFVERGWRDATHQRLEFKASGVKLALAGVDDPHHDLDRYEEIAGAPNADADLAIGLLHAPYRRVLSAFEADGYDLALAGHTHGGQICLPGERVIVANSDIDRERASGLHRYGSMWMEVTGGLGTSKYAPVRIFCRPSAALIRITERRA
- a CDS encoding bile acid:sodium symporter family protein, with the translated sequence MDQSPFIEIGLPIALFVIMIGIGLSLTSADFVAHARRPRASIVGLIGQLTLPPLLALGIAWAFGLTPLMALGVVLVAAAPGGATSNLATYLARGSVALSIILTVAASLAAIITLPLWMDFATRIIPGVESLDVRMPLGETFALLIGVVLAPVAIGMVLRAKRPQLAEKMERFVGLVGMIVLVLLIVFIVIDVRGQIVELLIAVAPVAAVFNLCLILIGGLVGWLGRLDVTDQLAIAIEYSIRNTTLAMVLAFAVMQKPEVGVVSAVYSIVMYVTMFLVIAAGRRMVARDVATQAAHSDTVGGERSLAHGSAKTDVILG
- a CDS encoding monovalent cation/H+ antiporter complex subunit F produces the protein MIAVDIAIVIFGLCAMPAGYRMLVGPSRADRATAADLMVFLLIGMVALIGFRNNSGYTLDIVLVAALVAFLSTVSYARVLLRGDR